A single region of the Drosophila takahashii strain IR98-3 E-12201 chromosome 2R, DtakHiC1v2, whole genome shotgun sequence genome encodes:
- the LOC108069070 gene encoding LOW QUALITY PROTEIN: probable 3-hydroxyisobutyrate dehydrogenase, mitochondrial (The sequence of the model RefSeq protein was modified relative to this genomic sequence to represent the inferred CDS: deleted 1 base in 1 codon), with amino-acid sequence MSLRVMSPAMLNAWSQTLVRAMSTQGGSKNIGFVGLGNMGANMASNLIKAGHKLHVFDISKPACDGLAAKGATVYAKTSELAKNSDFVITMLPNNAIVEASYDEMTADGVSKDTIFIDSSTISPDLVKSLQKKISGKGARFIDAPVSGGVPGAEQATLTFMVGGTEAEYQAVKAVLECMGKRITHCGVYGMGQAAKLCNNMMLAISMIGVSEAMNLAVRQGLDANVFAEIINSSTGRCWASEIYNPVPGVCPTAPANREYAGGFSTALITKDLGLASGVATTSGSPIPLGSLAHKVYQSLCEKGLGNKDFSVVYDLMKKEKFSV; translated from the exons ATGTCGCTCCGTGTGATGTCCCCCGCTATGCTGAATGCCTGGAGCCAGACTCTGGTGCGCGCCATGTCCACCCAGGGCGGCAGCAAGAACATTGGATTCGTGGGTCTGGGCAACATGGGCGCCAACATGGCCAGCAACCTGATCAAGGCCGGCCACAAGCTGCATGTGTTCGACATCTCGAAGCCCGCCTGCGACGGTCTGGCCGCCAAGGGAGCCACCGTCTACGCCAAGACCTCGGAGTTGGCCAAGAACTCGGACTTTGTGATCACCATGCTGCCGAACAACGCCATTGTGGAGGCCTCCTACGACGAGATGACCGCCGATGGCGTCAGCAAGGACACCATCTTCATTGACTCCTCGACGATCTCGCCGGATCTGGTGAAGTCGCTGCAGAAGAAGATCAGCGGCAAGGGCGCCCGCTTCATCGATGCCCCCGTCTCGGGCGGAGTTCCCGGAGCCGAGCAGGCCACCCTCACCTTCATGGTGGGCGGCACTGAGGCCGAGTACCAGGCCGTCAAGGCCGTGCTGGAGTGCATGGGCAAGCGG ATCACCCACTGCGGCGTCTATGGCATGGGCCAGGCCGCCAAGCTGTGCAACAACATGATGCTGGCCATCTCGATGATCGGCGTTTCGGAGGCCATGAATCTGGCTGTCCGCCAGGGCCTCGATGCCAACGTCTTCGCCGAGATCATCAATTCCTCCACCGGCCGCTGCTGGGCCTCCGAGATCTACAACCCGGTGCCCGGCGTCTGCCCCACTGCCCCCGCCAACCGGGAATATGCCGGCGGCTTCTCCACCGCCCTGATCACCAAGGATCTCGGCCTGGCCTCCGGTGTGGCCACCACCTCCGGATCTCCCATCCCGCTGGGATCGCTGGCCCACAAGGTCTACCAGTCGCTGTGCGAGAAGGGTCTGGGCAACAAGGACTTCTCCGTGGTGTACGACCTGATGAAGAAGGAGAAGTTCAGCGTTTAA
- the LOC108069002 gene encoding probable 3-hydroxyisobutyrate dehydrogenase, mitochondrial, whose protein sequence is MLQRNASQIGFIGLGNMGGHMASNLIKFGHKLHVYDISNKACKDLETKGAVVYSKTSDLAKNSEFVFSMLPNNSVVDASYDEIISYGFNKPTIFIDSSTISPKLAKSLQKRISSKGGRFLDAPVSGGVPGAEQATLTFMVGGFENDFKTVERILQCMGKRIIYCGSHGMGQAAKLCNNMMLAISMLGVSETMNLAVRQGLSPKVFAEILNSSTGRCWTSEFYNPVPGISPLTQTNKVPISLINKDLELVANVARSVNSPIPMGLLTHKIYSSLISQGLGGRDFSDVYDLMEKENFSY, encoded by the coding sequence atgcTCCAAAGAAACGCCAGCCAAATTGGTTTTATAGGACTTGGTAATATGGGTGGGCACATGGCCagtaatttaataaagttCGGACATAAACTACATGTTTACGATATATCAAACAAGGCCTGCAAAGATCTTGAGACCAAGGGAGCTGTAGTTTATTCAAAAACTTCTGATCTCGCCAAAAACTCGGAGTTCGTCTTCAGCATGCTGCCAAATAATTCCGTAGTGGATGCTTCCTATGATGAAATAATTTCTTACGGGTTCAACAAGCCGACAATTTTCATAGACTCCTCCACAATTTCCCCGAAATTGGCCAAGTCACTGCAAAAGAGAATTAGTTCTAAAGGAGGAAGGTTCTTAGATGCTCCAGTTTCTGGCGGAGTACCTGGAGCAGAGCAAGCCACACTAACCTTTATGGTGGGTGGATTTGAAAACGATTTCAAGACAGTTGAAAGGATACTCCAGTGCATGGGAAAACGAATCATCTACTGCGGATCCCATGGAATGGGTCAGGCTGCCAAACTGTGCAACAACATGATGCTGGCGATATCCATGCTGGGCGTATCAGAGACCATGAATTTGGCCGTTCGTCAAGGTCTGAGTCCCAAGGTCTTTGCCGAAATCCTCAACTCCTCAACTGGGCGCTGCTGGACCTCAGAGTTTTATAATCCAGTACCAGGAATTTCTCCGTTAACTCAAACCAACAAGGTTCCCATATCATTGATTAATAAGGATCTGGAACTGGTTGCCAACGTAGCTCGCTCTGTGAATTCCCCGATTCCTATGGGCTTGCTGACCCACAAGATCTACAGTTCCTTAATTTCTCAGGGACTTGGGGGCCGTGATTTCTCAGATGTTTACGATCTAATGGAAAAAGAGAACTTTAGTTATTAG
- the Mctp gene encoding multiple C2 and transmembrane domain-containing protein isoform X2, which produces MQPLHLRHASKSSENSKKPQASVLCHRINKIFPVTARIHYVDQVEQEELDQQQHQQQQPGSSFTISGSTPPLQISPHGSPKLQQTQQRLGKHLSKSASELNGHDCHLSESPHISPKRAKSAVAQQLVGGGGSGGVASGVGVLQKTHGFFNNLRHRWSRAKSKDRLGRKSPSDFLEESTDYAADYSSESSSVTQSPRHRSTTIGGSPLAREFRATAKMAQVIQRFGGSMEGRIDEHPENGSAGCSPPELTTQQQLEALQLRVHLKSGSDLVAMDKNGLSDPYVKFKVGGRLLHKSRTIHRDLNPVWDEVFIVPIEDPFQPIIVKVFDYDWGLQDDFMGSAKLDLTQLELGKAEDIHLQLCDSGGNGGSGLGEILINLTLWPRSQEDKEMHFQRNSKLAESSKRLKSQIWSSVVTILLVKAKDLPLAEDGSKLNDTHFKFRLGNEKYKSKSSWTERWLEQFDLHLFDEDQNLELALWNRNTLYGKAIIDLSVFQRENTHGIWKPLEDCPGEVHLMLTISGTTALETISDLKAFKEDPREAQLLRDRYRFLRCLQNLRDVGHLTVKVFGATGLAAADIGGKSDPFCVLELGNARLQTQTEYKTLTPNWNKIFTFNVKDITQVLEITVFDEDRDHRVEFLGKLVIPLLRIKSGVKRWYTLKDKNLCVRAKGNSPQIQLELTVVWSEIRAVCRALQPKEEKLIQQEAKFKRQLFLRNVNRLKEIIMDILEAARYVQSCFEWESPVRSSIAFVFWIVACVYGDLETVPLVLLLIILKKWLYRLITGTTDAAAHYDYEYDEDDDDDKEKEEKKSIKERLQAIQEVSQTVQNTIGYLASLGESTINTFNFSVPELTWLAVVLLLGAILVLHFVPLRWLLLFWGLMKFSRRLLRPNTIPNNELLDFLSRVPDNEEINQYRELPPSAPTDQMRNNPKKKLKGS; this is translated from the exons ATGCAACCGCTGCATCTGCGGCACGCCTCCAAGTCCTCGGAGAACTCGAAGAAGCCACAAGCCTCAGTGTTGTGCCAcagaattaataaaatattcccaGTCACAG CACGCATCCACTACGTTGACCAGGTGGAGCAGGAGGAGTTggatcagcagcagcaccagcagcagcagcctggCAGCAGCTTCACCATCAGCGGATCCACACCGCCCCTCCAAATCTCGCCACACGGCTCACCTAAGTTGCAGCAGACGCAGCAGCGCCTGGGCAAACACCTCAGTAAATCCGCATCGGAGTTGAATGGCCACGATTGCCATCTGAGCGAGTCGCCGCACATATCACCGAAGAGGGCCAAGAGTGCCGTGGCCCAGCAGTTGGTCGGCGGAGGCGGttcggggggcgtggccagcgGCGTGGGCGTGCTGCAGAAGACGCACGGATTCTTCAACAATCTACGACACCGCTGGAGTCGCGCGAAGAGCAAAGATCGTCTGGGTCGCAAGTCCCCAAGCGATTTTCTCGAGGAAAGCACCGATTATGCGGCGGACTACAGTTCGGAGAGCAGTTCCGTAACCCAGAGTCCCCGCCATCGAAGCACCACCATCGGCGGTTCGCCACTGGCCCGCGAATTTCGGGCCACCGCCAAAATGGCACAGGTTATCCAGCGATTCGGGGGCTCCATGGAGGGCCGGATAGACGAGCATCCGGAGAACGGTTCGGCGGGCTGCAGTCCCCCGGAACTGACCACCCAACAGCAGCTGGAGGCCCTGCAG CTGCGCGTGCATCTCAAGTCCGGCAGCGACCTGGTGGCCATGGACAAGAATG GACTGAGTGATCCTTATGTCAAGTTCAAGGTCGGCGGCCGCCTCCTCCACAAGTCGCGCACCATTCACCGGGACCTGAATCCCGTGTGGGACGAGGTCTTCATCGTGCCCATCGAGGACCCCTTCCAGCCGATTATCGTGAAG GTTTTCGACTATGACTGGGGACTGCAGGACGACTTTATGGGCTCGGCCAAGCTGGACTTAACCCAATTGGAATTGGGCAAGGCCGAGGACATCCACCTGCAGCTGTGCGACTCGGGCGGAAATGGAGGAAGCGGCTTGGGGGAGATACTCATCAATTTGACGCTCTGGCCGCGCAGTCAGGAGGACAAGGAAATG CACTTTCAGCGCAACTCGAAGCTGGCCGAGTCATCGAAGCGATTGAAGTCGCAGATCTGGAGCTCAGTGGTCACCATTTTGCTGGTCAAAGCCAAGGATTTGCCGCTGGCCGAAGATGGCAGCAAGCTGAATGACACGCACTTTAAGTTCAG attGGGCAATGAGAAATACAAGAGCAAGTCTTCCTGGACGGAGCGCTGGCTGGAACAGTTCGATCTGCATCTATTCGATGAAGATCAAAATCTGGAATTGGCTCTTTGGAATCGAAATACCCTGTATGGCAAGGCCATTATAGACCTGAGTGTTTTCCAGCGCGAGAACACGCATGGCATCTGGAAACCCCTTGAAGATTGTCCCGGAGAAGTCCACCTAATGCTCACGATTAGTGGAACCACAGCCTTGGAGACGATCAGCGATCTGAAGGCCTTCAAGGAAGATCCGCGAGAGGCTCAGTTGCTAAGGGATCGATATCGATTCCTAAGATGCCTCCAAAACCTGCGCGATGTGGGTCACCTGACGGTGAAAGTTTTCGGAGCAACTGGACTGGCTGCAGCGGATATTGGTGGAAAATCCGATCccttttgtgtgttggaaCTGGGAAACGCCCGACTGCAAACCCAAACGGAGTACAAAACACTCACTCCCAATTGGAACAAGATATTTACTTT CAACGTTAAGGACATCACACAGGTTCTGGAGATCACCGTCTTCGATGAGGATCGAGATCATCGCGTCGAGTTCCTGGGCAAACTAGTCATCCCCCTGCTGAGGATCAAGAGTGGAGTCAAACGATGGTACACGCTGAAGGACAAGAACCTCTGTGTTCGGGCCAAGGGAAACTCTCCGCAAATTCAGCTGGAACTGACGGTAGTTTGGAGTGAGATTCGAGCCGTTTGTCGAGCCCTGCAGCCCAAGGAGGAGAAACTCATCCAGCAGGAGGCCAAATTCAAGCGACAACTCTTCCTGCGCAATGTCAATAGACTCAAGGAGATTATCATGGATATCCTAGAAGCAGCGCGCTATGTCCA GAGCTGCTTTGAGTGGGAATCACCTGTGCGTTCCAGCATAGCTTTTGTCTTTTGGATTGTGGCCTGCGTTTATGGCGATCTAGAGACCGTACCCCTAGTCCTACTACTCATCATACTTAA AAAGTGGCTCTATCGCCTTATAACGGGTACCACAGATGCCGCTGCGCACTACGACTACGAGTACGATgaagatgatgacgatgacaaggagaaggaggagaagaAGTCCATCAAGGAAAGATTACAGGCCATCCAAGAAGTCTCCCAGACCGTGCAGAATACTATAGGCTATCTGGCTTCATTAGGCGAAAGCACTATCAA CACATTCAACTTTTCCGTCCCCGAACTGACCTGGCTGGCTGTGGTCCTACTGTTGGGCGCCATTCTGGTCCTGCATTTCGTCCCCCTCCGCTGGCTGCTCCTCTTCTGGGGCCTGATGAAGTTCTCCAGACGTTTGCTGAGACCCAATACCATTCCCAACAACGAGCTATTGGACTTTCTTTCACGAGTGCCAGATAACGAGGAGATT AATCAATATCGAGAACTGCCACCATCGGCGCCCACCGACCAGATGCGCAACAACCCGAAGAAGAAGTTGAAGGGATCATAG
- the Mctp gene encoding multiple C2 and transmembrane domain-containing protein isoform X1 has product MQPLHLRHASKSSENSKKPQASVLCHRINKIFPVTARIHYVDQVEQEELDQQQHQQQQPGSSFTISGSTPPLQISPHGSPKLQQTQQRLGKHLSKSASELNGHDCHLSESPHISPKRAKSAVAQQLVGGGGSGGVASGVGVLQKTHGFFNNLRHRWSRAKSKDRLGRKSPSDFLEESTDYAADYSSESSSVTQSPRHRSTTIGGSPLAREFRATAKMAQVIQRFGGSMEGRIDEHPENGSAGCSPPELTTQQQLEALQADEQRRKREAQLRQFVFFQLRVHLKSGSDLVAMDKNGLSDPYVKFKVGGRLLHKSRTIHRDLNPVWDEVFIVPIEDPFQPIIVKVFDYDWGLQDDFMGSAKLDLTQLELGKAEDIHLQLCDSGGNGGSGLGEILINLTLWPRSQEDKEMHFQRNSKLAESSKRLKSQIWSSVVTILLVKAKDLPLAEDGSKLNDTHFKFRLGNEKYKSKSSWTERWLEQFDLHLFDEDQNLELALWNRNTLYGKAIIDLSVFQRENTHGIWKPLEDCPGEVHLMLTISGTTALETISDLKAFKEDPREAQLLRDRYRFLRCLQNLRDVGHLTVKVFGATGLAAADIGGKSDPFCVLELGNARLQTQTEYKTLTPNWNKIFTFNVKDITQVLEITVFDEDRDHRVEFLGKLVIPLLRIKSGVKRWYTLKDKNLCVRAKGNSPQIQLELTVVWSEIRAVCRALQPKEEKLIQQEAKFKRQLFLRNVNRLKEIIMDILEAARYVQSCFEWESPVRSSIAFVFWIVACVYGDLETVPLVLLLIILKKWLYRLITGTTDAAAHYDYEYDEDDDDDKEKEEKKSIKERLQAIQEVSQTVQNTIGYLASLGESTINTFNFSVPELTWLAVVLLLGAILVLHFVPLRWLLLFWGLMKFSRRLLRPNTIPNNELLDFLSRVPDNEEINQYRELPPSAPTDQMRNNPKKKLKGS; this is encoded by the exons ATGCAACCGCTGCATCTGCGGCACGCCTCCAAGTCCTCGGAGAACTCGAAGAAGCCACAAGCCTCAGTGTTGTGCCAcagaattaataaaatattcccaGTCACAG CACGCATCCACTACGTTGACCAGGTGGAGCAGGAGGAGTTggatcagcagcagcaccagcagcagcagcctggCAGCAGCTTCACCATCAGCGGATCCACACCGCCCCTCCAAATCTCGCCACACGGCTCACCTAAGTTGCAGCAGACGCAGCAGCGCCTGGGCAAACACCTCAGTAAATCCGCATCGGAGTTGAATGGCCACGATTGCCATCTGAGCGAGTCGCCGCACATATCACCGAAGAGGGCCAAGAGTGCCGTGGCCCAGCAGTTGGTCGGCGGAGGCGGttcggggggcgtggccagcgGCGTGGGCGTGCTGCAGAAGACGCACGGATTCTTCAACAATCTACGACACCGCTGGAGTCGCGCGAAGAGCAAAGATCGTCTGGGTCGCAAGTCCCCAAGCGATTTTCTCGAGGAAAGCACCGATTATGCGGCGGACTACAGTTCGGAGAGCAGTTCCGTAACCCAGAGTCCCCGCCATCGAAGCACCACCATCGGCGGTTCGCCACTGGCCCGCGAATTTCGGGCCACCGCCAAAATGGCACAGGTTATCCAGCGATTCGGGGGCTCCATGGAGGGCCGGATAGACGAGCATCCGGAGAACGGTTCGGCGGGCTGCAGTCCCCCGGAACTGACCACCCAACAGCAGCTGGAGGCCCTGCAG GCCGACGAGCAACGTCGCAAGCGCGAAGCCCAATTACGTCAATTCGTCTTCTTTCAGCTGCGCGTGCATCTCAAGTCCGGCAGCGACCTGGTGGCCATGGACAAGAATG GACTGAGTGATCCTTATGTCAAGTTCAAGGTCGGCGGCCGCCTCCTCCACAAGTCGCGCACCATTCACCGGGACCTGAATCCCGTGTGGGACGAGGTCTTCATCGTGCCCATCGAGGACCCCTTCCAGCCGATTATCGTGAAG GTTTTCGACTATGACTGGGGACTGCAGGACGACTTTATGGGCTCGGCCAAGCTGGACTTAACCCAATTGGAATTGGGCAAGGCCGAGGACATCCACCTGCAGCTGTGCGACTCGGGCGGAAATGGAGGAAGCGGCTTGGGGGAGATACTCATCAATTTGACGCTCTGGCCGCGCAGTCAGGAGGACAAGGAAATG CACTTTCAGCGCAACTCGAAGCTGGCCGAGTCATCGAAGCGATTGAAGTCGCAGATCTGGAGCTCAGTGGTCACCATTTTGCTGGTCAAAGCCAAGGATTTGCCGCTGGCCGAAGATGGCAGCAAGCTGAATGACACGCACTTTAAGTTCAG attGGGCAATGAGAAATACAAGAGCAAGTCTTCCTGGACGGAGCGCTGGCTGGAACAGTTCGATCTGCATCTATTCGATGAAGATCAAAATCTGGAATTGGCTCTTTGGAATCGAAATACCCTGTATGGCAAGGCCATTATAGACCTGAGTGTTTTCCAGCGCGAGAACACGCATGGCATCTGGAAACCCCTTGAAGATTGTCCCGGAGAAGTCCACCTAATGCTCACGATTAGTGGAACCACAGCCTTGGAGACGATCAGCGATCTGAAGGCCTTCAAGGAAGATCCGCGAGAGGCTCAGTTGCTAAGGGATCGATATCGATTCCTAAGATGCCTCCAAAACCTGCGCGATGTGGGTCACCTGACGGTGAAAGTTTTCGGAGCAACTGGACTGGCTGCAGCGGATATTGGTGGAAAATCCGATCccttttgtgtgttggaaCTGGGAAACGCCCGACTGCAAACCCAAACGGAGTACAAAACACTCACTCCCAATTGGAACAAGATATTTACTTT CAACGTTAAGGACATCACACAGGTTCTGGAGATCACCGTCTTCGATGAGGATCGAGATCATCGCGTCGAGTTCCTGGGCAAACTAGTCATCCCCCTGCTGAGGATCAAGAGTGGAGTCAAACGATGGTACACGCTGAAGGACAAGAACCTCTGTGTTCGGGCCAAGGGAAACTCTCCGCAAATTCAGCTGGAACTGACGGTAGTTTGGAGTGAGATTCGAGCCGTTTGTCGAGCCCTGCAGCCCAAGGAGGAGAAACTCATCCAGCAGGAGGCCAAATTCAAGCGACAACTCTTCCTGCGCAATGTCAATAGACTCAAGGAGATTATCATGGATATCCTAGAAGCAGCGCGCTATGTCCA GAGCTGCTTTGAGTGGGAATCACCTGTGCGTTCCAGCATAGCTTTTGTCTTTTGGATTGTGGCCTGCGTTTATGGCGATCTAGAGACCGTACCCCTAGTCCTACTACTCATCATACTTAA AAAGTGGCTCTATCGCCTTATAACGGGTACCACAGATGCCGCTGCGCACTACGACTACGAGTACGATgaagatgatgacgatgacaaggagaaggaggagaagaAGTCCATCAAGGAAAGATTACAGGCCATCCAAGAAGTCTCCCAGACCGTGCAGAATACTATAGGCTATCTGGCTTCATTAGGCGAAAGCACTATCAA CACATTCAACTTTTCCGTCCCCGAACTGACCTGGCTGGCTGTGGTCCTACTGTTGGGCGCCATTCTGGTCCTGCATTTCGTCCCCCTCCGCTGGCTGCTCCTCTTCTGGGGCCTGATGAAGTTCTCCAGACGTTTGCTGAGACCCAATACCATTCCCAACAACGAGCTATTGGACTTTCTTTCACGAGTGCCAGATAACGAGGAGATT AATCAATATCGAGAACTGCCACCATCGGCGCCCACCGACCAGATGCGCAACAACCCGAAGAAGAAGTTGAAGGGATCATAG